From the Miscanthus floridulus cultivar M001 unplaced genomic scaffold, ASM1932011v1 fs_490_1_2, whole genome shotgun sequence genome, one window contains:
- the LOC136531962 gene encoding uncharacterized protein isoform X1, producing the protein MASAEQEQETPPNRHVAAAGRLRQTHPRPLPSSWCLMDPVPLSSSSTRRLKQFPTPPGSNPGLLIDPVPPACSSGLLIDTVPPAPASTAARPPNYRRIAPIPPIRRSPPFSKRLTYLLRLGRDRDGITSSALTSSLLAGDDGHGDCNGISSWPQTSSSLATIDEIQQLTSSSSAGDQSPPPLTSSSSASDEIQQPLTISSSSVDPHPASLTSQELWLVADIMMWFRSIVLFSFAAVVIYNEHDYPAVMVSEIAGILCIYMHYWSMHITQFWLNCPHNEDSSILVWLCFFFVFMVALIIGLQHSVLAGMCITLVPTMCMAGYLISCIHEYNCTRCRQNLEQPLDSDLHQDEHTQDS; encoded by the exons ATGGCGTCTGCCGAGCAGGAGCAGGAGACGCCCCCAAACCGtcacgtcgccgccgccggccgcctccGCCAAACCCATCCACGACCGCTTCCTTCCTCCTGGTGCCTTATGGATCCAGTACCTCTGTCGTCCTCTTCCACCCGCCGCCTTAAGCAATTCCCTACACCGCCGGGTTCCAACCCCGGCCTCCTCATCGACCCTGTACCGCCGGCTTGCTCTTCCGGCCTCCTCATCGACACTGTACCGCCGGCGCCGGCTTccaccgccgcccgcccgcccaacTACCGCCGGATTGCTCCGATTCCTCCTATACGTCGATCTCCACCATTCTCGAAGCGTCTCACATATCTGCTTCGTCTCGGCCGAGACCGCGATGGGATTACTTCGTCAGCGCTCACGTCTTCGTTGTTGGCCGGTGATGATGGTCACGGCGACTGTAATGGGATTTCTTCGTGGCCACAGACATCCTCGTCCTTGGCCACCATTGATGAGATTCAGCAGCTCACATCCTCGTCCTCGGCCGGTGACCAGAGTCCACCGCCTCTCACCAGCTCATCCTCGGCCAGTGACGAGATTCAACAGCCTCTCACAATCTCGTCCTCTTCTGTTGATCCTCACCCAGCTTCGCTCACCTCCc AGGAGCTTTGGTTGGTGGCTGATATCATGATGTGGTTCCGGTCCATTGTCTTGTTTTCCTTTGCAGCTGTTGTGATTTACAACGAACACGATTATCCAGCTGTTATGGTATCAGAGATTGCAGGGATATTATGCATATATATGCACTACTGGTCCATGCACATTACACAGTTCTGGCTGAATTGTCCGCACAATGAGGATTCGTCCATCCTTGTGTGGCTATGCTTTTTCTTCGTTTTCATGGTTGCGTTAATTATTGGCCTCCAGCATAGTGTTCTTGCTGGCATGTGTATTACACTTGTCCCAACAATGTGTATGGCTGGATACTTAATTAGTTGTATACATGAGTATAACTGCACAAG GTGTCGTCAAAATCTTGAGCAGCCTCTGGATTCGGATCTTCATCAGGATGAACATACTCAGGATTCCTAG
- the LOC136531962 gene encoding uncharacterized protein isoform X2, with protein MASAEQEQETPPNRHVAAAGRLRQTHPRPLPSSWCLMDPVPLSSSSTRRLKQFPTPPGSNPGLLIDPVPPACSSGLLIDTVPPAPASTAARPPNYRRIAPIPPIRRSPPFSKRLTYLLRLGRDRDGITSSALTSSLLAGDDGHGDCNGISSWPQTSSSLATIDEIQQLTSSSSAGDQSPPPLTSSSSASDEIQQPLTISSSSVDPHPASLTSPVVIYNEHDYPAVMVSEIAGILCIYMHYWSMHITQFWLNCPHNEDSSILVWLCFFFVFMVALIIGLQHSVLAGMCITLVPTMCMAGYLISCIHEYNCTRCRQNLEQPLDSDLHQDEHTQDS; from the exons ATGGCGTCTGCCGAGCAGGAGCAGGAGACGCCCCCAAACCGtcacgtcgccgccgccggccgcctccGCCAAACCCATCCACGACCGCTTCCTTCCTCCTGGTGCCTTATGGATCCAGTACCTCTGTCGTCCTCTTCCACCCGCCGCCTTAAGCAATTCCCTACACCGCCGGGTTCCAACCCCGGCCTCCTCATCGACCCTGTACCGCCGGCTTGCTCTTCCGGCCTCCTCATCGACACTGTACCGCCGGCGCCGGCTTccaccgccgcccgcccgcccaacTACCGCCGGATTGCTCCGATTCCTCCTATACGTCGATCTCCACCATTCTCGAAGCGTCTCACATATCTGCTTCGTCTCGGCCGAGACCGCGATGGGATTACTTCGTCAGCGCTCACGTCTTCGTTGTTGGCCGGTGATGATGGTCACGGCGACTGTAATGGGATTTCTTCGTGGCCACAGACATCCTCGTCCTTGGCCACCATTGATGAGATTCAGCAGCTCACATCCTCGTCCTCGGCCGGTGACCAGAGTCCACCGCCTCTCACCAGCTCATCCTCGGCCAGTGACGAGATTCAACAGCCTCTCACAATCTCGTCCTCTTCTGTTGATCCTCACCCAGCTTCGCTCACCTCCc CTGTTGTGATTTACAACGAACACGATTATCCAGCTGTTATGGTATCAGAGATTGCAGGGATATTATGCATATATATGCACTACTGGTCCATGCACATTACACAGTTCTGGCTGAATTGTCCGCACAATGAGGATTCGTCCATCCTTGTGTGGCTATGCTTTTTCTTCGTTTTCATGGTTGCGTTAATTATTGGCCTCCAGCATAGTGTTCTTGCTGGCATGTGTATTACACTTGTCCCAACAATGTGTATGGCTGGATACTTAATTAGTTGTATACATGAGTATAACTGCACAAG GTGTCGTCAAAATCTTGAGCAGCCTCTGGATTCGGATCTTCATCAGGATGAACATACTCAGGATTCCTAG
- the LOC136531963 gene encoding uncharacterized protein, translating to MAAVRHRQLEAGPVDASAPAVLFVHDFPELWYSWHHQMGYLAVRGYRCVAPDLRGYGGTTAPPEPSSYTVFHIVGDLVVLVDTLHLPQEWR from the exons atggcggcggtgaggCACCGGCAACTGGAGGCCGGCCCCGTGGACGCCTCCGCGCCGGCGGTTCTGTTCGTGCACGACTTCCCGGAGCTCTGGTACTCGTGGCACCACCAGATGGGCTACCTCGCCGTGCGCGGCTACCGCTGCGTCGCGCCCGACCTCCGGGGCTACGGCGGCACCACTGCGCCGCCGGAGCCGTCGTCCTACACCGTCTTCCACATAGTCGGCGACCTCGTCGTGCTCGTCGACACCCTCCACCTACCGCAG GAATGGCGGTAG